GCAAACCAATTCTTTTTATTCCACAGTTTGTAAGCCAAAAAAAATTGGTTACTTTTGCGGCTCGTTATTAAAAATACACAATGTCAGTAATAAACCAAGAAAGCGTAGAAACCAAGCTGAACCTATTTGAAGGCCTGAAAACATACGACCATGAGCAGATTGTTTTTTGCCAGGACAATGCTACTGGGCTCAAAGCCATCATAGCCATTCACAATACGGTTTTAGGCCCTGGTCTTGGCGGAACCCGCATGTGGGCATACAATAATGAACAAGATGCCATCAATGATGTGATGCGTCTTTCGAGAGGCATGACTTATAAAGCAGCATTGGCTGGCTTAAACTTGGGTGGTGCCAAAGCAGTGATTATCGGTGATGCAAAAATCCATAAAACTGAAGCCCTAATGCGTAAGTTCGGACGCTTTGTGGAAAACCTAAGTGGCAAATATATTACTGCTGAAGATGTGGGAACCACCACTTTAGATATGGAACATGTGCGTATGGAAACCAAACACGTGGTAGGCTTACCCAAAAACATGGGTGGCGGTGGAGACCCCTCGCCTGTTACCGCTTACGGCGTATATATGGGCATGAAAGCTTCTGCCAAACATGCTTGGGGTAATGATGGCCTTAGCGGTAAAACCATTGCTATTCAAGGAATTGGAAAAGTAGGCGGACATTTAATTGAATATCTCACCAAAGAAGGGGCTAAAATATATGTAGCCGATATCAATAGTGAAGCTGTTGACCATTACGTAAATAAATTTGGCTGTATTGGAGTTCCTACTCAAGATATCATAGGATTGGATGTGGACGTTTTTGCTCCGTGTGCCTTAGGAGCCGTACTCAATACCGAAAATATCGAGAAGCTAAAATGCTCCGTAGTATGTGGTGCCGCAAATAACCAATTGGCCGATGAAAAAGTTCATGGTCCTATGTTGGTGCAGAAAGGAATTGCTTATGCCCCTGACTATTTGGTAAATGCTGGAGGACTTATCAATGTATACCAAGAACATAATGGATACGTGGAAGAACGTGCCATGAGTGCTACACAAAAAATTTATGACATTTGCCTTGCCATTCATAAAAAAGCTGCCGATGAGGGAATACATACCCAATTAGCCGCAAACAGTTTGGCTGAAAAAAGGGTGAATGACATGATGAAAGTGCATAGCACGTACTAGTCATTTTATCCGCCGCGGCGGATAAAATTTATTATTTTACATTTTTTTTAAACTACTTAACTTTCGTTTTACTTTTCAATATAGTTTTTTCACTCATCTAGTTCTTTTCATTTCATGCTCAACCGTCGTTATATTCGTATAAAAGTTTTTCAAGCTGTATATTCTTTTGCCCAGCAAGAAAATATTTCGCTCGAATCCATCAGGAAATTATATCAAGGAAACATTTCCAAG
The nucleotide sequence above comes from Bacteroidota bacterium. Encoded proteins:
- a CDS encoding Glu/Leu/Phe/Val dehydrogenase, with product MSVINQESVETKLNLFEGLKTYDHEQIVFCQDNATGLKAIIAIHNTVLGPGLGGTRMWAYNNEQDAINDVMRLSRGMTYKAALAGLNLGGAKAVIIGDAKIHKTEALMRKFGRFVENLSGKYITAEDVGTTTLDMEHVRMETKHVVGLPKNMGGGGDPSPVTAYGVYMGMKASAKHAWGNDGLSGKTIAIQGIGKVGGHLIEYLTKEGAKIYVADINSEAVDHYVNKFGCIGVPTQDIIGLDVDVFAPCALGAVLNTENIEKLKCSVVCGAANNQLADEKVHGPMLVQKGIAYAPDYLVNAGGLINVYQEHNGYVEERAMSATQKIYDICLAIHKKAADEGIHTQLAANSLAEKRVNDMMKVHSTY